TGACATCCATTTCTAATGGAATATTAGgatggaaaagaaatttaaaaacacttttaaaaaatcaaatcaaatttaacaATAATTCTATTATAAATTGTTACAAAGATGTATAAAGAACATTTGCATCGATTtgtaactttaaattttttttaaaaatattttaatttaaactggTGTAAACGTTAAAAGATCTTCAAATAAAGACATTTGATAAACCTTAATCCTTTTATTTCAAAGATTGGGTCTGCGCTCTAGCAGCGCAAATTTTCAAACTATGTTAAATTGTGGACAACTCAAACgctctttggaaaaaaaaattaaagtgcgTTGTGATAGTGTAAATGTATCAGCATTTTTATCATCAAGACAtttaatgcactttgaaaaaatatataaatcacaaaatatggaattcgTTCTGAACTGATTTCGTATTTAGTCAGATTAAGTCTTTGTATTTATTGTCAACACTGTTTAATATGGTCTAGTATCAGTAAGAAGGAGGAGTGAAAAACAAGCGATACAACCCAATTTTCAATATGCCAATACTGTGGAATATTAATTGTTTGTGGGGACAAATGTTCGAGGCGTTCGTGGGTAACCCTTCCCAACGAATTTACCTCCCAAAGAGTGTGTATAGTTAGTCAggctttaaataaaattatattgaacTTGCGACCAACGAAATGACATCCCTACGAACCAGGGAAATGTTCATTGGTCCCCCGCGaataaaatgattccacagtattcaaaTTGATTTCTTAAATAATGCACCTGCATCTTTCTTTCCTAAACATCATAtagatttcaaaaacatatataaacagaGTTAAGTAatctttttatcatttcttCCATCTTTTTAAGGAGTAAATATTCAAAAAGTACGAGGATAAACAAAATTGGCGGATCAGCTGACGGCTAATCAGTGGAGTTCGTGTGATTCCAGTATTCTGATGTACAAATCTCAATCATTCCAATAGCAGTTCCACTAGACTTCAAAATACTGATTGGTAATAATTTTAACACATACACATTAAGTAGTCTTATTTATTGTACTCTAAAATATCACATTCTTATTAACTCTTTTATCAGAGACATACATATGTATGTTATATGTCTCTGCTTCTattgattattatatatttttataagaatTCTCATTTTTAATGTAGGTGCACATGTGGAAACTGTGTAATGTACCAACAGCAACCGAGTGTGTCTGCTGTAAGGATATAGAAAAAATCAATCTCTGATGGAAGACCATGAATCTCCTGATGACTGCGTTACATTTCACCCTCGGTTTCACCCCGCATGTCTATAGACAGACACCAATATTTACATGTCCCATGCACAAGAGTTATATGTAACTTTAAGGGGTTGGTAAAAAGCGTCAATGAATGGGTAACATAAGTGAACTTTATTTAACACTCCTCAAACATACGCCACACCATAATTTTGTAGTGTCGgggaattatatatatatatatatatatatatatatatatatatatatatatatatatatatatatatatatatatatatatatatatatatatatatatatatatatatataaatatatatatatatatatatatatatatatatatatatatatatatatatatgatgaaacATCCCAATAATGtcaggtttttttgttttgttttgaacaattaaaaatgtattgcttggaattttaaattaacaacTTTGTTCTAACCACATAAAGGTAGTTCacaaatataatacatttttaacattaaagccaattttatttgaagtttttctataaatatacaTACTAAGATTATTCCATTTAGGTAGTATTTCTAAACATGTCATAAATACATGCTGAATCGTTTCCACATTTTCATTACAGAACACAGACATCATATGAAATAACactaatcttttttaaataatgatttgtTGGAAGAATTCTGTGAAGAATTCTATATTGTAACCATTGAATTGAAGTATCAGTAGATGTcctaaaacaaactttaaaaaatctttaacacaattatttatatatgtatccaAGTGAAGTGATAGTTCAGTGTTCCATTTTTGATTTGCCTTGGAAACAATATCTTTACTATTAATGAGTTGATACAAAACTTTGGAACGTTTTTCAttcaacaatatatatattcagaataaaaaggaataatgGTGTACAATGTTTTATCACGTCAGATCTATTAACTGACATGGTTATAAGgattgttttaattataaagcGTGGTTGCCTCAAAACAGGTTATAACGGATAATTtggacaaaaattaaaaaccttccttaaaataaatatatgataatattCCAAcactataaactttaaaaagtaaacatcGATATCAGagtgttttaaaatacaatgtttatttatatttctatatatacaaTTGGTAACTATTATTTAGcttattgtatttaatatagGCACTGTATACCAGGAAATTAACTCGCGGATTTAATTTTCGCTATAATcgctgaaataaaaattatgcgAATTAACATCTAGTTAATAATTAATCgaataatgataaagaattaaagatggactaaatcatttatcttaTCATGAAAACACACAACACAAAATGTTTCCGTTTTAATGGCACACATGTACAAGTATTGCTGAGTCCGCTTAATATAATAGTCATTTTGTCAGGAAAAATAATGGTATTAAGCGGTCTATCATTATAACCAACCATGGCAATTGCTAAAATTAAGTATTACCAGCAGTATAAAAAGCATAATTCACCAAAAGACTTCCAATTAGCTGACATGCTTTCATATTGGGGGTTTTCCTTGACTTCCGATTTTGACTAAATCTAACAAGGCATACATAAGACAAATcgtttctttttcaaaaaagttcTTTAAATAGAATAATCAAACTACCCAAAGGAATTGTGAAAATCCTTTCATTATTAAGCACATTCTTCCTATTGCataaactaaatttaaaaatgaactgCAGTAAACAAACATGGCACTTAACAGGTACCCAAGCCACATGCGGTGATGCGTGACTAATTCTGTCGGCCGGGGTAATCTTTCCATTATAGAAGTGGGGTTCACTTAAAGAAACTGTTACATTAACCGAACAATAATTATGAACAAGTATTACACAAGCCGCTGTTTTTATCGAAAAACATTACATTAGataaattgtttttcaacagaatatattttggaaattaaacCCAGATGTTTTTCCCTTATGAGTTAATTTGCATGTACCAAGTAGAGATAATCATGATCGGTATTTTGTAAAAGTTAATCGggtaagaattttatttttgtttttcgcGAATTCCCTCAACCGGGATTTGCTGCAAAAAAGACAAAATCGGGATCTTTTCCGACCGCGATTTTAATCTGCTATACAGTAATACATTAACAATatcatttcatgatttgggtGGATATATGTATATCTGTATGTTTCAAGTAAATGAGTTGAAtttggtaattttaaaaaaaagtaatacagCCTTGGTACGTATTGGACACCAAGCATTAGCCTGTCTTAAAAGTGagtcaaacatatatatatatatatatatatatatatatatatatatatatatatatatatatatatatatatatatatatatatatatatatatatatacatatgttgcaattatattcaagggtatcaattttcgtggataaagtgaaaatcacagtttcaaggatacgtaaattcatgGTCAATGACCCTATctatacaaaattttaatagaaattgcacttcaatgtacattaaatttcgtggatcaacttaacaacaaaatctacgaaaattgatattcaacgaatattgatgaaacagaATTGATTGGTACGTACAAATGAAATGTGTTCTTTTTCGAAATCgggaaaaacggaaaagtccgtaaaCAATtgggtgattaattatggtctaacaattagtatgaaaaacgtcagtcagcatgcgacccagtggaacaTTGTCTTTGCTGACAAggtttttttcccgattacgacaaagagcacacggtgtgaccggtcagcagaggatgctcactcctccatggcacctgatcctacgtCTAtcttggaggtccgtgttgctctgctttgaatttgtatttcgttttatggatttttgagattgttgacggtttgttattgtcattttttttttactaaaaagaGGATAGGGGTAAGGCGGATAGAACGACGACTGTATATTAGGATGTATAAGAAACTGGAAAATAATTTCCAAGTGAACGATTTTTCGATAGAATCGTCAAACTTGCCGATTGAAGTTATACAAAAGTCACCACGTATTGTGTTAAACTGGTGGCATTTACGTCATCTTATTCCTccatcttgttttatttttcaggaggaattaataatttaattttcttttcttatatttttaagcaaaaaatttTATAAGGTTAGATTCTTAGCAGCTCTGAGCTAATGATTATTTTCGTCAAATCATAACTTGATGACAACTTGTCATGTTGAACTAATAATTCAATGTATAACattgtattaattattttcgaATAAGATAATCTTCTTGTCAATTTCTCGAGTAAGATCAAACATTTTCGAACACGCacacaaattacataaaaatgcgtgcgtgcacacacacacatacacacacacacacacacacacacaccagtacaatgtatatttgGTCCCAATtcgataattattttcattgataaGAAAGTTAACAAACCAGGTAAAGTCTTAATCAGGTCAGCCAATGGTGGGAAAGGTAGGACCTGTCCCTTATGTAACGTGTGTAAATGTGCATGTCATGCTAATCAAACATCAGTGTTTAAAGATATCTTCTATTTAATTATTACTGGGATGTGTATAGAATAATTAATCATATGCATGCAAAAAAATaagtcatttatttatttttcttgttgGCCACTTACGCATAGTAGCCAGTGTTTATTCAACAATCAACATGTGATATTAAGCTTATGATTGACAAATGATTATacttttaattaacaaattgaCAACAAATTAATTGCTGGTTCAAACATTAACTTTAATTCAGCTAAAGTACAATACTAATGTGAACCTTTCAATTTATGGCTGGAGTTATGTACATAAAAATGTGAgtcaaactatttttttcttaGTATGTGTAATTCAATTTCATAGAGAAATATATCAAAGGgtagatttacttttttgtttcttagccagaaattttgaaacatgatgCAGGGAACACATACTGATTTTTATTCtattgcaaaatttaaacagGGAGAAAACTTTAATAATCTCCccttttttactttaaaaggtTGAGTAATTCCCCTTTTTTAAtgtgacaataaaataaattaacatggCAGCATTTTACACAATGCCTGAAGaggtattttcattttttacagtCATTTCAAGCACTGGCTTATAGGAATGAAAGTTTATCCATTCAAAGCAAAAATGTCTATGTTGAAATATGATAATGCTGACCTCATTATTCATTTATCGTagaataaattttcattgtaattatcaaacattttcttcctttgtTGTTTTACTAACCCAACAGTGTTACTTTCATTCAGACACACGGGTATTGGTCCTTTCTTCTCTCAAAGCCATTTATGCAGATCAAGAATTACACACTTTAAAGGCTCAAACTGGTCTTAAGAATTTCACGGAACTACAGTGGTAGCTCGTCTAAGAGCGAGACAGCCTGAGACAACATCACTAGTCATGACTCGGATGCGAGAGAATTCTTCTGCTGTAGCATATCTCAGTTTAGTCTCGGGGTCAGTATAATAGGCCTGAAAGCCAAAAAATAACATCTTTATAGAGACCCTTCGaaatctaacaaaatattaCCTGTCTGgagaatttaattttcttttctgctGTTAGATTATAATACATTTGTATTACATAGCATAATATCTTTCATTATTCACTCAATTAAATTATTAGCAATGAAACTAATATTATTAATAgttaattaacaaactgtatgaaaaaaacagctaaaaacatttaaaaatcaatatacacATAAGACAGCACTTACTGGTAGACCTGAAatatcagaatatttttttgcagGCTTAAATGAAGGGGGCGCATCTATAGAAccatctgcaaaaaaaaaaaaaaccaacatagTTTTTTACTACAATTACACTGTTGATTTTCTATTGAATTTTGCAGatcaatgaataaaaagattttttttatcatttgcaattaTCTTAGCAACTTACATGTGACATCATCAGGTTTCCATGGCAATAGTTTTTCAGCTGCTACAATCTGTTTAAGGTTTTTCCAAACTCTCGTCTTTTTGCTTCCAGCATTTCCTTTAGTTGAGTGCTTATTAAAGGAAATTTGTTTATTCTGTTAACCATACTGTATCATAAGGTTCAAGtttaatatgtacatttatctACACAATTTTTGGTGaccaataaaatatatatgatattgtaatatatcttTGTACTTCAACAAAActagaaaaaatcaatttgaaggTGCGTTGTTTCTAAAGCACTTGCTAATTgcaaattatttacaaacaacAAGCAATAAGAGAAAAAGCAAGCCATAGAAAGGGAGCAAAATGCTTCAAATTTCAccaataaattcaattttatcaacaatattttaggccaaaattattattaaaatatataacacaCAACAAAACTAATTACTTACAACGAAAGTGGGATTTTTGAATATGGGTATTTTATCCTGGGTCTCTGTCGACAGTTTGTCTTGACTGTCTGTGGTGACCACCACTTCCTCTGTTTCAATCACTGGTTCTACTTTCACTTCCGTTTTCACCTGGATTGGAGCTTCTGGGGGCTTCTGCtgtaagatatacatgtacaagttacACACAATATTGATAGTTTTTCATCTTAAAAAGTGCACATCTCTTGTTATCACAAGTGAGTTGAAGTGACATGATTAAAGtttatgataacattttaaGAGACTGTTCCAAAATTTGGTgaagatacatatatatacatcgGTAGTAAGCAAAATTTAGCATTTTATACTCTGTTCAATGATAtcctaaattcatattttgcttaattactTGATACTCACAAATATCTCATAGtttaaacgatgttcattcaaaagaatggagaaaagatgtcaacatttttcatattaaataaatctctgtaagaaatcCTTTTCGTTCCTGGTGGTGGGGGTTGAgtataaattgattttcaatgaAGATagcttaaacatttttcctttcATTGATTTCAGTTGCACTTCTTTTGCAGATAACAGTCATAAGTattcttattaaaaatcatccaaataTGTTGCATAAATATATTGACACAGACCAGCAAAATGACTTGTTTATTTTCAGCTATCAGGCTATAGACAGCTTAACAAACAATTAcatgaatataaaacaaatttagtGCATCTTTCAAAATGTATCCTTGGATATTTAAGTATCATCTTAAAAAACCCAGGACCATCATCGTACACATGGTACAGGAATAAAAACCGTGGGCCAATACTTGGGAGgcattattctcttttgagaagtgaacagcatagcctacatccacttctcttcgcaagccctcatattctgattctggaaaacgtgtTAATGTCAGAACGGTTccgaagtggatgtaggctatgcctgtccacttctcaaaagagaattgGGATGCATGAAAACAGGAGGCGACATTGACATATACATGGGcgataacataaaaaaaaccgtTCACAGCCCTACCTTTGGTGAGGGTTCACTAGTGACCGAAGCTCTTTTCCTTTTCGTTGGCGTGGTCTCTGGACTGATTGTCCTGGGAGGTTTAATGATTCTCTTACTTCGGTTAGCACTCATTTTCTCTCAGTTTATGTCACAGGATATTAACATTGctatgtaaatgataaaaattttacgATGAACGAATTGATTCCGGAAAAGCGGTATCCCATTCTTTCGCATCAATTGCATTTTGCACACCCACCAATGATGGAAGGATCGTTTTCCTTCTGAAAGACACAATGTCATGACGGAATGATTTTCGACAAGAACTTTatacttttaaacaaaaaaagaaatataggAATGGGGAGATAGATCCTCCATATATCGCATAgcaccctaactccgtcactaccctaactccgtcactttcgggaaactcctcgccgtttaaattgaaatcaagtgcgattatgacgtcattttttgcatgtcaaaaatcctcaatcaaatgtcaacaatttacaacgtttaaatttaagaatgtgttcAAACATAACAAAAGTACACcctgttcattttatgcaacaaTAATTGCGTGAAATCAGCTAACACCTTTTtacgggtgcactaaaataacgatatttctgacatgcgggcctatttgattatttactgtggtcagtcattttaagagaggtcaaaatgaaacattcacatgtaatttattttttattaaggttattaatacatttttttcagtccgcaatagcCTATATGCACTACACTGATGATtacgtcaaatcgctcatgccgtaatttttgccttatacagggttaCAGATATATATACGGTGTGTCTGTAATTatagaatatgctacatttattaaaaatgtaataaataaataatataatcattaatatattcattattgatatgatatatttgaaacatgtaAGGACAGAAAACAAACGACgtccatacattctgaaaaggtcattgtgattgttgttacaaggaccaattttttttattctgacgatcatttcactttgatgaaatgatatacaatttaaattgtatacaccgattttacttattataacttggcctagatacaaGTTGAGTTAAAACTAAACTGTTAATATGTCTTCATTCCCTGGCGTATCATAgatcatgtgggtgacggagttaggttcataagttatgatagcacgtgtgataaacgtcgtattcagagggcttatttgaataataataaaaatatttttgtaaataattttataaattataacgtttcatgttatatttagtgattgcaaatgataaaaaccgcaaaaaataatttgcagaGAAACGCGGACTGTTTTCTGCATATGGTGACGTAGTTTGGGTACTcggagatacatgtaatatcatatgTGAACGGGATTCTCAGTTTCCGcaaatgttattattttatcaaagtaGTCAGCatatatgatttataaaatCATAACTTGTCCAATTGGTTTACTTATTTGAGTGCAATAGACTACAACATGCATATAGTGAAATAAGTCATTAAAACTTATTATATGTTGGACAAACATGGACAAAAATCTACATCAGCTATGGGATGGTTAAGCAGCAACCAGTTTGTCATATGTTAGAGTCCAAACCTTCTAAAATTACGATGTTAATGTAAGACTCGATACCCACACTTAATTAaccactacatgtacataacaagtAAAACAAATAGCCGTTAAGTGCTGGTATCTTTCATAACATCATATGAACATAtactttgatttgaacatattttattgaatatatataacatacatatacaaatggttaaGAACACAAGTTCTAACTTACAATGTCTTCACCATACTTTGTACAGAAATGAGCAGATTTTCGCGGGTTTTTATTCCCCCCACCATATTCTTCAAAAGCTTTACTACCCTGACTAACCAGAGTTATTGACATTTAAACAACAACTTGTTATCGAATCAGCGTATTCAATAGAGTTCGTACTTGTTAGATCACAAGAGATTTGGAATTGATAttccttttattaaaaaaaaaatactaagtaGAATAAATCCAATGAGATTCAGGATATATATCCGTCTGGCAAACTACCCAACCAAAGATGAAGTGTGTGGGTGAGTACGAGGTGTTAAAGACTTTGCGCAGTGAAAATATGCGAACTGTCacttaaagtttttgtttttaattccaCTGGATACCAGTTCATTGTGTCATAATATCacgattaaaatcaaatttttgccCTTTTCTCGATCCAAAAAGGAAACtgcatatattaatttttttgttatttcccttaagggggatgtgcgaccatattttacatttgaggataagaatgtaaacatttcttgaaccggcttgtttctgcccgaaactgaccaaaactgttgccaaaagatataaaagcaccTGGATATGAGATTCTACATGTtgtttgtatgcaaattatgcatacaagaacaagACAAAGCCGTTTTAATCACTtaaaacagctgtcgaactgcgcagctacagacttattttgaagatttaaaaatctgaaataataTGAAGAGGGTTTACTAATGTCCTCTCTACAATCATTTGTAGAGAAAAAGGTTGGATTTTGCACATAAATGTAAAAGCTTTGCCTCAAAATGGGGCACCCTATTTTTATCAGTCGGTATGATATCTATTTTAGAACAAGAAAAGTCCACGCTATACTTAGAACTCCCGTGTCTATGGAGGCACGTTGACgttatattttcatcaataagaaaaaaattatggtttttGAGACTCATCTTAAGAAAAAGATACCCTCATTTGAGACTAAGTTACAACTTAAATAAGCAAGCTTTGACGTTTTTCTCAACAAATAGTTGTAGAGTGGACACTAATGACTTCCTTtcgtattttttcatatttttaaatcttaaatttaaGTCTGTAGCTGCACAGTTCAAAGTTATTTGAAAATGCATTGTTCTGCCCTTGTATgcgtaatttgcatacaaaacaacatgctGAACGTCATATTTATTGCCTTTGTATCTTTTGgttttggcaacagttttagCAAGTTTTGGACGGAAACAAACcagttaaagaaatatttacattttcttcttaaatgaaaaagatggccgcacatccccctaaAGGGAGCTCGTTTGATATCTATAGTTAGTGTTAGTGTGAATAGAGTAAATCACACCAAGCAGAATAGtaccaaattcaaaataaatgtcaaaattaccatacaaaaatatataactaagTGAACACAGATCATTTGTGGTTGTACCATTTTTTATTATCGTTAATGGATTATACTATACACAGCATCGGTTATGTACACAAAAGGAATGTAGTCATAATGATTCATACTTTCACATGGttgatattaaaatgatttgaaacaTGATATGTCACAAACACAAAATATCCACGCACACACAACTCTTCAAAATGGAGACAGAACTAGTTCACAACATATCAGTAACACTAATTGTAGCATGAAAGTTATTTGAGAAAGTTTGTGGCACGAAAACTTCAATcccaaaatatatatacaaaaaagttttaaatgacCTGCATGagtattttttccattttttttttttgcttaaaaggcagaacagttttttttttttatcatagtggATTCCTATATAATGCGTTTTTTACGCGTGTatactaattaattaattaatattggTGTGTATATAATACAGTAGAATAGGTAGAATAAGTTAAATGCTCTTAATAAAACTTCAGGTAGAATAAGGAATAGCTCAAAAAACtgta
The window above is part of the Magallana gigas chromosome 10, xbMagGiga1.1, whole genome shotgun sequence genome. Proteins encoded here:
- the LOC105317949 gene encoding INO80 complex subunit C isoform X2 — its product is MSANRSKRIIKPPRTISPETTPTKRKRASVTSEPSPKKPPEAPIQVKTEVKVEPVIETEEVVVTTDSQDKLSTETQDKIPIFKNPTFVHSTKGNAGSKKTRVWKNLKQIVAAEKLLPWKPDDVTYGSIDAPPSFKPAKKYSDISGLPAYYTDPETKLRYATAEEFSRIRVMTSDVVSGCLALRRATTVVP
- the LOC105317949 gene encoding INO80 complex subunit C isoform X1; this translates as MSANRSKRIIKPPRTISPETTPTKRKRASVTSEPSPKQKPPEAPIQVKTEVKVEPVIETEEVVVTTDSQDKLSTETQDKIPIFKNPTFVHSTKGNAGSKKTRVWKNLKQIVAAEKLLPWKPDDVTYGSIDAPPSFKPAKKYSDISGLPAYYTDPETKLRYATAEEFSRIRVMTSDVVSGCLALRRATTVVP